A section of the Humulus lupulus chromosome 2, drHumLupu1.1, whole genome shotgun sequence genome encodes:
- the LOC133818955 gene encoding CRIB domain-containing protein RIC4-like produces the protein MMMRDRVERLVVFPFAIGCNSESSVALGKKTTTDENNQPKTPSDPEEKKPPPRRRESNEETSSSLSRSVKKKSGFFSFLNLPKRNISCGIQRLIRSIKSFSQMFVYKDEEEEEEEEESDGSEKEMEIGFPTDVKHVTHIGLDGSTTTNPNTVKEIIGIGMGMGSPEVLSFPTISLKQFELAMAAQSTTVDHQQPSSAAVDLNHVVKQNLTKP, from the exons ATGATGATGAGAGATCGTGTGGAGAGATTGGTTGTGTTTCCATTCGCCATAGGTTGTAATTCTGAGTCAAGCGTTGCTCTGGGAAAAAAGACAACTACTGATGAGAACAATCAACCCAAGACACCAAGTGATCCTGAAGAGAAAAAGCCACCACCAA GAAGACGAGAAAGTAACGAAGAAACAAGTTCGTCGTTGTCTAGATCAGTGAAGAAGAAGAGTGGTTTCTTCAGTTTTCTGAATCTGCCAAAGCGTAATATTTCCTGTGGCATACAGAGATTGATTAGAAGCATCAAAAGTTTCTCTCAGATGTTTG TGTACaaggatgaagaagaagaagaagaagaggaggagtcAGATGGGTCAGAAAAGGAGATGGAAATCGGATTCCCAACCGACGTGAAGCACGTGACCCACATAGGATTAGATGGGTCAACCACCACAAACCCAAACACAGTAAAGGAAATAATAGGAATCGGAATGGGAATGGGATCTCCGGAAGTGCTTTCATTCCCTACCATTTCTCTCAAGCAGTTTGAGCTAGCAATGGCTGCCCAATCAACGACGGTTGATCATCAACAACCTTCATCCGCCGCCGTTGATCTCAACCACGTTGTTAAACAAAATCTCACAAAACCTTGA